Proteins from a single region of Limosilactobacillus fermentum:
- a CDS encoding GTP-binding protein, producing MSQIVAGLVAHVDAGKTTLSEALLYHAGVTRQLGRVDKGSAFLDPDQLEQQRGITIFPHQAELSFGDLKLTLLDTPGHIDFLAATERVLAVLDYAILVVSAPAGVQATTRILWDLLDKYQVPTFVFVNKMDAPGVDQAAVLAQLQDELDPGCLPFKDPAAQFEELALLDEGVMDDYLTNGEITPAQLRSLIKNRRAFPVYFGAALKDEGVADLIKGLTEWTQTPTPTPDFGARVFKVSHDERGNRLTWLRVTGGNLRAKAELLPGQKADQLRVYNGAKATVVQEVGPGQVCTVAGPTSTVLGQGIGAVEEQAQPRFRPVLTYGLDQRGAPFDQYLAALRQLEDEEPLLGVVDDPATQRLYVQVMGEVQLEILTQRLEEEFGLTVGFDEGRIRYQETLTTPIEGVGHFEPLRHYAEVHLLLEPGARGSGLTFASQCHVDVLSNAWQGQILTALKQRAHRGILVGAPLTDVKVTLVGGKGSIVHTVGGDFRQAAWRALRQGLMEAGRAGNQLLEPWYNFQLLVPTEAVGHALTDLQRFGGEVSQPQAGPGDLVRLEGSGPVTKLRDYAATVRAYTHGQGQLTLTPAGSRPVADPTPLIEAANYDPVGDLANTPDSVFCAHGAGYPVAWDQVPQTMHVPYQTTAQPR from the coding sequence ATGTCACAAATCGTCGCCGGGCTGGTCGCCCACGTTGACGCCGGGAAGACGACCCTATCCGAAGCCCTCTTGTACCACGCCGGGGTCACCCGTCAACTGGGCCGGGTCGATAAGGGGTCGGCCTTTTTGGACCCCGATCAATTAGAACAACAGCGGGGGATCACGATCTTCCCCCACCAGGCCGAGCTCAGCTTTGGTGACTTAAAACTCACCCTCCTAGATACGCCCGGGCACATCGATTTCTTGGCGGCCACCGAGCGGGTTTTAGCGGTGCTCGATTACGCCATCCTGGTGGTGTCCGCTCCCGCCGGGGTGCAAGCGACGACCCGGATCCTGTGGGACCTCCTGGACAAGTACCAGGTGCCGACCTTCGTTTTCGTCAATAAGATGGACGCCCCCGGGGTGGACCAGGCGGCGGTCTTAGCGCAGTTGCAAGACGAGTTAGACCCCGGTTGCCTGCCCTTTAAAGACCCCGCTGCCCAGTTCGAGGAGCTCGCCCTCCTGGATGAAGGGGTGATGGACGATTATCTGACGAACGGTGAAATCACTCCCGCCCAGCTCCGGAGCTTGATCAAAAACCGGCGCGCCTTCCCGGTTTACTTTGGCGCCGCCCTCAAGGACGAGGGAGTGGCGGACCTGATTAAGGGGTTAACGGAGTGGACTCAAACGCCCACCCCGACGCCCGATTTTGGCGCCCGGGTTTTTAAGGTTTCCCACGACGAGCGGGGCAACCGGCTCACCTGGCTGCGGGTGACCGGCGGCAACTTGCGGGCCAAAGCGGAGTTGCTGCCGGGGCAAAAGGCCGATCAGCTCCGGGTCTACAATGGCGCTAAGGCCACCGTGGTGCAGGAGGTCGGCCCAGGGCAGGTTTGTACGGTGGCGGGGCCCACTAGCACCGTGCTGGGCCAGGGAATCGGGGCGGTTGAAGAGCAGGCCCAGCCCCGCTTTCGGCCTGTCTTGACCTACGGGTTGGATCAACGGGGAGCGCCCTTTGACCAATATTTAGCCGCCCTCCGTCAATTGGAAGACGAGGAACCACTGTTGGGCGTCGTGGACGACCCGGCGACCCAGCGCCTTTACGTCCAGGTGATGGGGGAGGTCCAACTAGAAATCCTGACCCAGCGCTTAGAAGAGGAATTTGGCCTAACGGTGGGCTTTGACGAGGGGCGGATCCGCTACCAAGAAACCCTGACCACCCCGATAGAAGGGGTCGGCCACTTCGAACCCCTGCGCCATTACGCCGAGGTTCACCTCTTGCTTGAACCGGGAGCCCGTGGGAGTGGCTTGACCTTCGCCAGCCAGTGCCACGTCGACGTCTTATCAAACGCCTGGCAGGGCCAGATTTTGACCGCCCTCAAGCAAAGGGCCCACCGGGGGATCCTAGTCGGCGCCCCGCTAACCGACGTCAAGGTTACCTTGGTCGGTGGTAAGGGCAGCATCGTTCACACCGTCGGCGGCGACTTCCGCCAGGCGGCTTGGCGGGCCCTGCGCCAGGGGCTAATGGAAGCTGGCCGGGCGGGCAACCAACTGCTAGAACCCTGGTATAACTTTCAGTTACTGGTCCCCACCGAGGCAGTCGGCCACGCTTTGACGGACCTGCAACGCTTTGGCGGTGAAGTTAGCCAACCCCAAGCCGGGCCTGGCGACTTGGTGCGCTTGGAGGGGAGTGGCCCGGTCACTAAGTTGCGCGATTACGCGGCGACGGTGCGGGCCTACACCCACGGCCAGGGGCAATTAACCCTGACCCCGGCAGGTAGCCGACCGGTAGCGGACCCAACCCCACTGATCGAGGCTGCCAATTACGATCCGGTGGGCGACTTGGCTAACACGCCGGACTCGGTCTTTTGCGCCCACGGGGCTGGTTACCCGGTCGCCTGGGATCAGGTCCCCCAAACGATGCACGTGCCCTACCAGACGACGGCCCAGCCGCGGTAG